Within Fusobacterium periodonticum ATCC 33693, the genomic segment CCATTAATATTTAATTCTTCTTCCACATATTCTAAAAAGATTTTTCTATGTGTGCAAAAAAAATCTGAGCTTAATACTTCTTCTGGTCTATATTTGCCTTTGTATAAACTGCTGTATAGTCCATCTTTTCCTCTAAAACTCTTCAATCCGCTCTCAGTTGACACTCCTGCCCCTGTAAAGAAAACAAGGTGTTTAGAATTTTTAATAATTTCAGCTAGTTTTTCAATTTTGTTTTCCATTTACATCACCTCTAAAAAAGTATAACATAGTTAAGAAAAAAATAAAATAGCAAGACTTTTTCAAAAAAATAAAAAATATGTTAAAATTAAAACTACATATAAAAATATTAGGAGGAAAAATGCAAGATAAAGAAAAGGTAATAGCACTATATAATTATATTGCAGAAGTATCTAAAAGTTTTAAAGATACTAAAATAAATTTTACTGAAGAAAAATGGTTTAGTTTTTTTGATGATTTTCCTAAACATCAAGATATTATCTTTGATTATAAAAATTTAGATAATGATTATTTTGAAAATGAAGAAAATAGACTTCTAGAAATAAAAAAGCCTACTTTTTTAAAGCCTTTATTTTTAGATGAAAACTTATTAAAGTGGCTTGAGGGAGATTGGAAAGATTATAAGTCTACTTTAGCAATTAAAGAAGAAATAATCAATGAAGAATCAGAAGAAGAAATTAGTAAAATAATTAATATTTCTTCTGAAATAAAAGAAAATTTAGAAAAAGAGCTAGAAAAAAGAGAAATCTGGGTAAAAGAACAATTAGTTATAGAAGAAGTAAGAGCCTTTTTTGACACTCTTTATATCAAATACTTAGAGCTTAATAAAGATAGTGAAACTTTAGAATTAGTTATTGGAAATGGAATAGTAAAAATAAAAAATAAAAATGTTTACTATCCAATACTATTGAAAAAAATAAGAATAGATTTTGATGCTAAAAATAATATTCTAATCTTAGTTGATCCTTTAGCAAATGAAAATTTTTCAACAACTCTATATACTAATTTTCTAAATGAAATTGATGAAATTAATTTAACACATGTTTTTGAATTGGAAGAAGAAATTAAGGAAAAAGATTTACATCCTTTAAATAAAAAAGAAATTGATGATTTCTTTAGAAAATTTATTCATAGATTAAGCAGTAAAGGATATTTTATTGATGATGAAGAAATGCTAAATATAAAAGAAGATGATATACTTATTGAAGATAAACCATTAATTTTTATTAGAAAAAAAGATACAGGTATTGTAAAAGCAATAGAAAGTATAGTTGATAGAATAGAAAATCATGGAGAAATTCCTAATCAACTTTTAGAATTAGTAGGAATAATTAAGAATAAAGAAAATAATAATAAAAGTAGGATTGAAGATATAAAAGAAGAAGAGATCTTATTTGTAAAAGATACAAATAGAGAACAAGTAGATATAGCAAAACAGATAGAAATAAATGATGCTGTTGTAGTTCAAGGACCTCCTGGGACAGGAAAAACACATACTATTGCTAATCTATTGGGACATTTTTTAGCCCAAGGAAAAAATGTACTAATAACAAGTCACACTAAAAAAGCTTTGAGAGTTTTAAAGGAAAAAATTCCTAAAAATATACAAGGTTTATGTATTTCTATTTTAGATGATGACAATAGTGACATGAGAAAATCTGTTGAAAGTATATCGGAAAAGATGGGACATTTTACTTCTGACAATCTAAAAAAAGAAGTGGAAGAATTAGAAAATATTAGAATAAGAGAGTACAATGAATTAAAAGATATAAATAATAAAATGTACATTATAAAGCACAAGGAAAGTCAAGCTATTATATTTAATGGTGAGTCTTTTTCTATACAAGAAATTGGTACTTTTTTAAGAAATAATCCAAAAATATTAGAAAAGATACCTGGGAAAATTTCAGGCTTAATACCTTGTCCTATTACTAATGAAGAATTTAGATTTCTTAGTAATGAGTACAAGGAAATTATTGATAAAGATGAGGAAAAAGAAATTACTTTAGGTTTAAATGAGCCTACAGATTATTTAGATGAAGAAGCTTTTAAAAATTTGGTAGATAGTAAAAAACTAGCTGAAGATGAATTTAAAGAAACAATAAAAGGTACTGATTACATATTTAAAAATAAATACTTATTAATTAATGGTAAAGAATTGGTTAACTTAGAGAAATTTAAAGAAAACTACACTGGAGACTTTATACCAAAAGAATTAAAGAAAAATATTGAAAAATGGAAAATTGAAGCTGCTATTGCAGGTTTAACAAATGTTGGGAATAGAATAAATTGGCAAAATTTTATAGAAGAAATTAAAAGAACCTATAAATATTCTAGTGATATGAGTCCAAAATTATTCAAAAAGAAAATTAATTTTTCTGATTTAAGCCTTGCTAATGCTAAACAATTAGTACAAGAACTTAAAAATGCCTTTGATAATCCTGGATTTTTACTTAACTTAAATTTAAAAAAAGCCAAGAATAATATTGGAGATAAAGTAACTTTAAATGGTGAACTTATAAAAGATACTTCAGAATGTACTTTAATTTTAGAATATATAGATTTACTTATACAAGAAAAAGAGCTTAAAGAAAGTTGGAAGGAACTTATAGAAAAAAATGAAGGTGTCTCTGTAGATTCTTTAGACGATAATCTTTTAGATTATGCTTTTGAGTCTTTAAAGGATATTGAATATTTCTTAAATTGGACTCATTCTGAAAAAGATAATTTATTAAAAAATATTGAAAAAATAGGAATAAATAAAGAAAATCTTTTTGATGATACAGATATTTCAATAGAAAAGATCAAAAATATATTGACTTCTGTAAAAGATATTGAAAAAATAATAGAAGTTTCAAATAAAGCTTTAAATTTAGCTAAGAAAAATGAGGAATATTCTTCATATTTAAAAAACATAGATAAAATAACTAAGAAGAATTCTATTCTTGATAATGAGTTAAAAAATTCAATTGAAAATGAAGATACAGAAAAATATTCTCTATATTTAGAAAAATTAAAGAATATACTTATAAAGGAAAATTCATATAATAAAAGAAAAGAAATATTAAATAAAATAAGTAAAGTTGCTTTTGATTGGTATGAAGCTTTAAGAAATCGAACTGTAGAGCCTATTGAAGATGTATATGAAATATGGAAATGGAAACAATTATCCCAAGAATTAGAAAAATTAGAAAAAGAACCTTATGAAAAACTAGAAAATAAAGCTTTAGAAAAAGTTAAAAATATAAGAAAAGCTACTTTAGAATTGGTTGAAAAAAAATCTTGGTATCATGTATTACATTTTATAGAAAAAAAGGAAAATCTATTAGTAAGTCAGGCCCTTAGAGGTTGGGAACAAACTATACAAAAAATTGGAAAAGGTACAGGAAAAAATGCTCCATTATATAGAAAACAAGCTAAAGAAAAAATGGCAACTTGCCAAAAAGCTGTTCCTGCTTGGATAATGCCTATGAATAAAGTAATTGATACTCTAAATCCAGCTGAAAATAAATTTGATATCATTATCATAGATGAAGCTAGTCAATCAGATTTAAGTTCTTTGATTCTTTTATATATGGCTAAAAAAGTTATTATTGTTGGTGATGATAAACAAGTAAGTCCTCTAGATGTAGGGAAAAGTATAGATAAAATAAATACTTTAAGAACAAAATACATAGAAGGAAAAATTACTAACCATGATTTATATGGACTTAATTCTTCTCTTTATTCTGTAGCTTCAACAACATATCAACCTTTAATGTTAAAAGAACATTTTAGATGTGTCCCTGAAATAATAGCTTACAGTAATAAAACTTCTTATAATTTTAAAATAAAGCCTTTGAGAGAATCAAGTTCATCTATCTTAAAACCAGCAGTCATAAATTATAAAGTACCTGGGGTAAGAGATGAAAAAAGAAAAATAAATATAATTGAAGCTAAGACTATCGTTGCTTTAATCAAAGCTTGTTTAGAATTAAAAGAATATGCTGAGAGCTCTTTTGGAGTAATCTCTCTTTTAGGTGATGAGCAAGTTGAACTAATTCAAAAATTAATAATTGAAAAAATAGATACTATAGATATAGAAAAACATAGTATCTTATGTGGAAATCCTAGTCATTTTCAAGGTGATGAAAGAGATGTTATGTTCTTAACTATGGTTGATAGTAACTCTGGAGAAGGTCCTTTAAGAATGATGACAGATGGAACAGAAGCAGCAAGAAAGAAAAGATATAATGTTGCTGCAAGTCGTGCTAAAGATCAAATGTGGGTAATAAACTCTTTAGATGCTAACAATGATTTAAAAACAGGAGATATTAGAAAAGAATTCTTGGAATATATAAATAATCCAAAAGATTTTATCTTAACTGAAGAGATAGAAAAAAATTCTGAATCTATTTTTGAAGAAGAAGTTGTTAAATATTTAGTATCAGAAGGATATCATATAAAGCAACAATGGGAAGTTGGGGCATATAGAATAGATATGGTTGCTCTTTTCCAAGATAAAAAAATAGCAATAGAATGTGATGGAGAAAAATGGCATAGTACTGAAGAACAAATAAAACAAGATATGGAACGTCAAAGTATTTTAGAACGTTGTGGTTGGGAGTTTATAAGAATTAGAGGAAGTAAGTATTTTAAAAATCCTGAATCTACAATGAAAGATGTAATAGATGAATTAAATAAAAAAGGTATTTATCCAGAAAAAATGGAAAGTGAAAACTATTTAATAAAAGAAGAAGAATTATTAAATAAAGTCAAAACTAAAGCCTTTGAAATTCTTCAATCTTGGAATAATAGTACTGAAATTTCTATAGATACTCAAATAGAAGTTTCTAAAACTAAGTCTATAAATATACCTATTCCAGAAGAAATAGAAAATGAAGTTATAGAAGAAAAACTTGTAAAAGAAGATGTTCAAAAAATTGATTTTAATGATAATACTTCTGATGTTGATGAAAAAGATATATTTAAATTTTTAGATGATGAAAATATTAAGTATATTGATCATAGAATTTTTTCAGGTTTACTTTGGGTTATGTATGATGAAGATAAAAAAGAAATAATAGAAAACTTTTTCAAAAAGAACAATTATAATTACTTTTTAGAAAAAAGAGGTACACTTTTAACTTCAGGAAAGGCTGCATGGAGAATAAAAAACTTATAGGAGGATAAAATGGAAAGAAAAGAACTTAAATTTGAAGTTTTAAATGATCTAGGAACTATATCTGAAAGTAGTAAAGGATGGAGTAAAAAATTAACTCGTGTTATTTGGAATGAAGATGAACCAAAATATGATATTAGAGCTTGGGATTCTGAATTAAAAAAAATGGGAAAAGGAATTACTTTAACTGAAAAAGAGTTAAGAGAATTAAAGAAATTAATAGATAAAGAAATAGAATTTTTAGATAATGAAAAATAAAAACATTTAGGAGGTATTATGAGAAAAAAATTAATTTTATTTATGATTTTATTTCTATTTATTAATATTTTAGGATTTTCAAATGAAGAACTTATAAATGAAAATTTTGTAAGTGATAAACTACCAGCTATGAACACAAGTGTTAATAGTATGAATCCTGCTTATGATGAATCATTAAAAGAATATAAAATGAAGAAAGAAAATATAGCTATATTATCTAATTATATTCAAGAAAGTATTAATAAAAAAGGTAGCGCCACTATTTATAGTAAATTTGAAAAAGATGCTTTAATTGTCAGTGATGAAAAGAATAATCTTCTTTTTTCAGAAAAAATTTCTAAAAATTTATCTAAAATGGCTACTTACTTTAAATCAAAACAAATATATCAGTTAAAAGATGGAAGAATCTTCGTGAGTAGTGACTATAGTCTTAAAAATAATGAAGATAAATCAAGAATAGTATCTGAAACTTTATTAAAGAAAAACATAAACTTAAAAAATGTATTTGATTTTATTGATTTAACAGGTGATTTGAATGATTCATCAGAAAAGAATTTTGCTAAAGTTGAAAATTATAAGGCAATGGTTTATGATAAAAATCAAAAATTAATATTTACTACAACATATAAAAATAAAAAACTTGTAGGTGAAGGTCAAGTAGATAGAACTTCTATGAAATTGATTTATATTTTTGAAGATGATTCTTTTGATAAAGGTAATATTACTATGTATATGGATAATGCTTTATTTGCCACTTTAAAAGTAATAAATTCTGCTCAAGATGGAGAAATGAAAATGTATAATTCAAGTGGTAAAGTTCTATCAACTTTGGTTTTTAAAAATGGTAAATTAAATGGTCCATCAAAAATGTATTATGATAATGGAAAAGTTATGATGATAATAAACTTTAAAGATGATGAACCTATTGGACAACCTATTTTCTATGATGAAGATGGAAATCCTGTGAAATAATAATAAGGCTGTTGCTAAATTAAAATTGCAACAGCCTTATTATTTCTAATCACCTTTTCTAAAATGACTTTCTCCAAATATTCTAACTAAAATATACATTAAAAGTTTTTTATACTTTTTAACATTCCATTCTGTCATAATTTCTAAAAAAATCTTATCTGCTTCAGCCCTTGTAATATCTATTTTACACCTACTTGAGTACAACCAATCATGGACAACTGCAGCTCTTCCATGTTTACCATAAGTATTTATAATATTTCTAAAAATCTTAGGTACTGATGCATAGTCTGTCATAAAACCTTTAGGAACAACTACAAGTCCTCTAGATGTTTCATAAGAATATTCTTCAAGAACTTCCCAATATTTATCATCAATTGGACAGGTATTTAGTCTAGTTAATTCCATAACACTCACTTCCTTTATTTATTTTATAAATTATTTGAAATATATTAAAATTTAATTAGAGATAATTATTTGTTAATAGTTATTTGTAAATTAATTGTAAAAAGTATATGTAATTCAATCGTTTTATATTATAATTATATCTTATTTTTAATATAATTTCAATTATTAACTAAAAATATTTTCTAACTTCCATAATGATAATCTATCATTATTCTAATTTTTATGGTATAATATCTCGTTAAAATATATAAACAAACTAGAGGATTGATATTTTGGAAGGAATAATACTTGTAAATAAACCCAAAGGAATAAGTTCCTTTGATGTTATAAGAAAACTTAAAAAGATTTTAAAAACTAAAAAAATAGGTCATACAGGAACTCTTGATCCCTTAGCAACAGGACTTATGCTTATCTGTGTTGGAAAGGCTACTAAGCTTGCTTCTGATTTAGAAGCTAAAAATAAAGTTTATTTAGCTAATTTTGAAATAGGATATGCTACTGATACCTATGATATTGAAGGAAAAAGAATTGCTGAAAATCTTATAGATGTTTCAAAAGATAATTTAGAATTATCTTTAAAAAAATTTATAGGAGATATAAAGCAAGTTCCTCCAATGTACTCTGCTATAAAAATTGATGGAAACAAACTTTATCATTTAGCAAGAAAAGGTATTGAAATAGAGAGACCTGAAAGAGATGTAACTATTGAATACATTAATCTTTTAGATTTTAAAGATAATAAGGCTAAAATTGAAACAAAGGTTTCTAAAGGTTGCTATATAAGAAGCTTAATCTATGATATAGGTTTAGATTTAGGAACTTATGCTACTATGACAGAACTACAAAGAGTAGATGTTGGAGAACACTCTTTAACAAACTCATATACATTGGAGCAGATGGAAGAAATGGCTCAAAACAATGATTTAAGCTTTTTAAAATCTATTGAAGAAGTATTTTCTTATGAGAAATATAATTTAGAAACTGAAAAAGAATTTACTTTATTTAAAAATGGTAACACTGTAAAAATAAAAGAAAGTTTAGAAAATAAAAAATATAGATTATATTTTCAAAATGAATTCTTAGGTTTGGCAACTATAGAAAATAATAATTTATTAAAAGGATATAAATATTATTAATTTAAAAATATGAGAGGAAAAAAATGAAAATTAAAAACATAGCAATTATTGCTCACGTTGACCATGGTAAAACAACTCTTGTTGATTGTCTATTAAGACAAGGTGGAGTTTTTAAAACTCATGAACTTGAAAAAGTTGAAGAAAGAGTTATGGACTCAGATGATATTGAAAGAGAAAGAGGAATTACAATCTTCTCTAAAAATGCTTCTGCTAGATATAAAGACTATAAGATAAATATAGTTGACACACCAGGCCATGCTGACTTTGGTGGAGAAGTACAAAGAATTATGAAAATGGTTGATTCTGTTCTTTTACTTGTAGATGCTTTTGAAGGTCCTATGCCTCAAACAAAATATGTTTTGAAAAAAGCTTTAGAACAAGGACATAGACCAATAGTTGTAGTAAACAAAGTTGATAAACCTAATGCAAGACCAGAAGATGTTCTATACATGGTTTATGATTTATTTATAGAATTAAATGCTAACGAATATCAACTTGAATTCTCTGTAGTTTATGCTTCAGGAAAAGCGGGTTTTGCTAGAAAAGAATTGACTGATGAAAATACAGATATGCAACCATTATTTGAAACAATACTTGAGCATGTTCAAGATCCTGATGGAGATGTAGCTAAACCAACTCAATTTTTAATAACAAATATTGCTTATGATAACTATGTTGGAAAATTAGCAGTTGGAAGAATACACAATGGTACTTTAAAAAGAAACCAAGATGTAATGTTAATAAAAAGAGATGGAAAACAAGTTAAAGGAAAAGTTTCAGTTCTGTATGGTTATGAAGGATTAAAAAGAGTTGAAATAGAAGAAGCTGAAGCTGGGGATATAGTTTGCGTTGCTGGTATTGATGATATAGATATTGGGGAAACATTAGCAGATATAAATGATCCTGTTGCTTTACCTTTGATTGATATTGATGAACCAACACTTGCAATGACATTTATGGTAAATGATTCTCCATTTGTTGGAAAAGAAGGAAAATTTGTAACTTCTAGACATATTTGGGATAGATTGCAAAAAGAAATTCAAACAAATGTTAGTATGAGAGTAGAAGCAACTGATTCTCCTGACTCATTTATAGTTAAAGGAAGAGGAGAACTTCAACTTTCTATATTACTTGAAAATATGAGAAGAGAAGGTTTTGAAGTACAAGTTTCTAAACCAAGAGTTTTATTTAAAGAAAAAGATGGAAAGAGATTAGAACCTATCGAGCTTGCTTTAATTGATGTAGATGACAGCTTTACAGGAACTGTAATTGAAAAGATGGGAGTTAGAAAAGCTGAAATGGTTTCTATGGTTCCTGGACAAGATGGATATACAAGACTTGAATTTAAAGTCCCTGCAAGAGGACTTATTGGATTCAGAAATGAATTCTTAACAGATACTAAAGGTACTGGTATCTTAAACCACTCTTTCTTTGACTATGAAGAATATAAAGGAGATATTCCTACAAGAAATAAGGGAGTTTTAATTGCTACTGAACCAGGGGTTACTGTTCCTTATGCTTTAAATAACTTACAAGACAGAGGAACTTTATTCTTAGATCCAGGTATTCCAGTATATGAAGGAATGATAGTTGGAGAACATAACAGAGAAAATGACTTAGTTGTAAATGTTTGTAAGACTAAAAAATTAACAAATATGAGAGCTGCTGGTTCTGATGATGCAGTTAAACTTGCAACACCTAGAAAATTTACTCTAGAACAGGCTCTTGACTACATTGCTGAAGATGAACTTGTAGAAGTTACTCCAACAAATATTAGATTAAGAAAGAAAATCTTAAAAGAAGGAGACAGAAGAAAAAACTGGTCTGCTTTAAATAATAAATAAAAATTTAACTGAAGAGTTATTACAAAATTTGTAGAAGTTACTCCAACAAATATTAGATTAAGAAAGAAAATCTTAAAAGAAGGAGATAGAAGAAAAAACTGGTCTGCTTTAAATAATAAATAAAATTTGACTAAAGAGTTATTACAAAAATTGGAGTAATAACTCTTTTTTATGGTATAATGCTTTTAATTCTAAAATCAATGGAGGTTGATATGAAAAAATTTAAATTTTTAATGTTATTTTGTCTATTTGGCTCTATGGCTTTTGCAGCTCCTAAAACTACAAAAGCTGTAAAAAATGAATATGATTTAAAATTTAATCCAAATAAATACGTTTCAAAGGAAACTGAGGTCAATGGTAAAAAAGTAAAGTACCGTGCTTATGAAAATATTGTTTATGTAAAAAATCCTATAGATAAAGAATATCAAAATATTAATATCTATATTCCTGAAGAATACTTTAATAATTCTTCTATAAGAAATTATAGTAGTTCTAATGCTCCTATCTTTTTACCTAATAGTGTTGGAGGATATATGCCAGGTAAAGCTGATAAAGTAGGAGTTGGTAGAGATGGAAAAGCTAACTCTCTTAGTTATGCACTATCAAAAGGTTATGTGGTTGCAGCACCTGGTGCAAGAGGTAGAACTCTAACTGATAAGAATGGAGCTTATACAGGAAAAGCTCCTGCTGCAATAGTTGACTTAAAGGCAGCAGTTAGATACCTTTATTTTAATGATGAAGTTATGCCAGGAGATGCCAATAAGATAATTTCAAATGGAACTAGTGCTGGTGGAGCTTTATCAGCTCTTTTAGGAGCAAGTGGAAACTCTCAAGACTATCTTCCTTACCTAACAGAACTTGGAGCAGCTGATACAAGAGATGATATTTATGCTGTATCTTCTTATTGCCCTATTACAAACTTAGAAAATGCTGACTCTGCTTATGAATGGATGTACAATGGTGTTAACACCTTTTCAAGAATGGAATTCACAAGAAATACATCTGCTCAAGAATATAATGACAGAAGCTTAACTCGTACAACTGTTCAAGGTAGTTTAACAGAAGATGAAATAAGAATATCTAATAGATTGAAAAATATGTTTCCTACTTATTTAAATAACTTAAAATTAAAAGATGATAAAGGAACTCCATTGACTCTTGATAAAAATGGTAATGGAACTTTCAAATCATATCTTTCTCTTATAATTAAAAATTCTGTTAATAAGGCTTTAGCTGAGGGAAAGGATATCAGTGAATTCAAAAAAGCTTTCACTATTGAAAATGGTAAAGTTGTTGCTGTTGATTTAGATGTTTATACTCATATTGGAGACAGAATGAAATCTCCCCCAGCTTTTGATAGTTTAAATGCAAGTTCTGGAGAAAATAATTTATTTGGTGATAAGAAAACTGATAATAAAAACTTCACTAAATTTTCTTTTGATATAGCTAATAAAGAAGCTATTGAATACTACCAAAAAGGTAAATTTAATGATAAGAGTGTTAAAGTTGTAATCCCAAAAATGGCAGATAAAGCTATAATAAAAATGATGAATCCTATGAATTATATTGAGAGTGCTCCAACTAAATATTGGAGAATAAGACATGGAGCAATAGATAAGGATACTTCCCTTGCTATCCCTGCAATACTAGCTATTAAATTAAAAAATTCTGGAAAAATTGTAGACTTTGCTGCTCCTTGGGGACAAGGACATGGTGGAGATTATGATTTAGATGAATTATTTAATTGGATTGACACTATTGTAAATAAATAATAAAAAAACTGCATTCCAATCTCTAAATGAGA encodes:
- a CDS encoding AAA domain-containing protein, which gives rise to MQDKEKVIALYNYIAEVSKSFKDTKINFTEEKWFSFFDDFPKHQDIIFDYKNLDNDYFENEENRLLEIKKPTFLKPLFLDENLLKWLEGDWKDYKSTLAIKEEIINEESEEEISKIINISSEIKENLEKELEKREIWVKEQLVIEEVRAFFDTLYIKYLELNKDSETLELVIGNGIVKIKNKNVYYPILLKKIRIDFDAKNNILILVDPLANENFSTTLYTNFLNEIDEINLTHVFELEEEIKEKDLHPLNKKEIDDFFRKFIHRLSSKGYFIDDEEMLNIKEDDILIEDKPLIFIRKKDTGIVKAIESIVDRIENHGEIPNQLLELVGIIKNKENNNKSRIEDIKEEEILFVKDTNREQVDIAKQIEINDAVVVQGPPGTGKTHTIANLLGHFLAQGKNVLITSHTKKALRVLKEKIPKNIQGLCISILDDDNSDMRKSVESISEKMGHFTSDNLKKEVEELENIRIREYNELKDINNKMYIIKHKESQAIIFNGESFSIQEIGTFLRNNPKILEKIPGKISGLIPCPITNEEFRFLSNEYKEIIDKDEEKEITLGLNEPTDYLDEEAFKNLVDSKKLAEDEFKETIKGTDYIFKNKYLLINGKELVNLEKFKENYTGDFIPKELKKNIEKWKIEAAIAGLTNVGNRINWQNFIEEIKRTYKYSSDMSPKLFKKKINFSDLSLANAKQLVQELKNAFDNPGFLLNLNLKKAKNNIGDKVTLNGELIKDTSECTLILEYIDLLIQEKELKESWKELIEKNEGVSVDSLDDNLLDYAFESLKDIEYFLNWTHSEKDNLLKNIEKIGINKENLFDDTDISIEKIKNILTSVKDIEKIIEVSNKALNLAKKNEEYSSYLKNIDKITKKNSILDNELKNSIENEDTEKYSLYLEKLKNILIKENSYNKRKEILNKISKVAFDWYEALRNRTVEPIEDVYEIWKWKQLSQELEKLEKEPYEKLENKALEKVKNIRKATLELVEKKSWYHVLHFIEKKENLLVSQALRGWEQTIQKIGKGTGKNAPLYRKQAKEKMATCQKAVPAWIMPMNKVIDTLNPAENKFDIIIIDEASQSDLSSLILLYMAKKVIIVGDDKQVSPLDVGKSIDKINTLRTKYIEGKITNHDLYGLNSSLYSVASTTYQPLMLKEHFRCVPEIIAYSNKTSYNFKIKPLRESSSSILKPAVINYKVPGVRDEKRKINIIEAKTIVALIKACLELKEYAESSFGVISLLGDEQVELIQKLIIEKIDTIDIEKHSILCGNPSHFQGDERDVMFLTMVDSNSGEGPLRMMTDGTEAARKKRYNVAASRAKDQMWVINSLDANNDLKTGDIRKEFLEYINNPKDFILTEEIEKNSESIFEEEVVKYLVSEGYHIKQQWEVGAYRIDMVALFQDKKIAIECDGEKWHSTEEQIKQDMERQSILERCGWEFIRIRGSKYFKNPESTMKDVIDELNKKGIYPEKMESENYLIKEEELLNKVKTKAFEILQSWNNSTEISIDTQIEVSKTKSINIPIPEEIENEVIEEKLVKEDVQKIDFNDNTSDVDEKDIFKFLDDENIKYIDHRIFSGLLWVMYDEDKKEIIENFFKKNNYNYFLEKRGTLLTSGKAAWRIKNL
- a CDS encoding YdbC family protein, with the protein product MERKELKFEVLNDLGTISESSKGWSKKLTRVIWNEDEPKYDIRAWDSELKKMGKGITLTEKELRELKKLIDKEIEFLDNEK
- a CDS encoding toxin-antitoxin system YwqK family antitoxin, translated to MRKKLILFMILFLFINILGFSNEELINENFVSDKLPAMNTSVNSMNPAYDESLKEYKMKKENIAILSNYIQESINKKGSATIYSKFEKDALIVSDEKNNLLFSEKISKNLSKMATYFKSKQIYQLKDGRIFVSSDYSLKNNEDKSRIVSETLLKKNINLKNVFDFIDLTGDLNDSSEKNFAKVENYKAMVYDKNQKLIFTTTYKNKKLVGEGQVDRTSMKLIYIFEDDSFDKGNITMYMDNALFATLKVINSAQDGEMKMYNSSGKVLSTLVFKNGKLNGPSKMYYDNGKVMMIINFKDDEPIGQPIFYDEDGNPVK
- a CDS encoding DUF1353 domain-containing protein, giving the protein MELTRLNTCPIDDKYWEVLEEYSYETSRGLVVVPKGFMTDYASVPKIFRNIINTYGKHGRAAVVHDWLYSSRCKIDITRAEADKIFLEIMTEWNVKKYKKLLMYILVRIFGESHFRKGD
- the truB gene encoding tRNA pseudouridine(55) synthase TruB, translating into MEGIILVNKPKGISSFDVIRKLKKILKTKKIGHTGTLDPLATGLMLICVGKATKLASDLEAKNKVYLANFEIGYATDTYDIEGKRIAENLIDVSKDNLELSLKKFIGDIKQVPPMYSAIKIDGNKLYHLARKGIEIERPERDVTIEYINLLDFKDNKAKIETKVSKGCYIRSLIYDIGLDLGTYATMTELQRVDVGEHSLTNSYTLEQMEEMAQNNDLSFLKSIEEVFSYEKYNLETEKEFTLFKNGNTVKIKESLENKKYRLYFQNEFLGLATIENNNLLKGYKYY
- the typA gene encoding translational GTPase TypA — its product is MKIKNIAIIAHVDHGKTTLVDCLLRQGGVFKTHELEKVEERVMDSDDIERERGITIFSKNASARYKDYKINIVDTPGHADFGGEVQRIMKMVDSVLLLVDAFEGPMPQTKYVLKKALEQGHRPIVVVNKVDKPNARPEDVLYMVYDLFIELNANEYQLEFSVVYASGKAGFARKELTDENTDMQPLFETILEHVQDPDGDVAKPTQFLITNIAYDNYVGKLAVGRIHNGTLKRNQDVMLIKRDGKQVKGKVSVLYGYEGLKRVEIEEAEAGDIVCVAGIDDIDIGETLADINDPVALPLIDIDEPTLAMTFMVNDSPFVGKEGKFVTSRHIWDRLQKEIQTNVSMRVEATDSPDSFIVKGRGELQLSILLENMRREGFEVQVSKPRVLFKEKDGKRLEPIELALIDVDDSFTGTVIEKMGVRKAEMVSMVPGQDGYTRLEFKVPARGLIGFRNEFLTDTKGTGILNHSFFDYEEYKGDIPTRNKGVLIATEPGVTVPYALNNLQDRGTLFLDPGIPVYEGMIVGEHNRENDLVVNVCKTKKLTNMRAAGSDDAVKLATPRKFTLEQALDYIAEDELVEVTPTNIRLRKKILKEGDRRKNWSALNNK
- a CDS encoding subtype B tannase encodes the protein MKKFKFLMLFCLFGSMAFAAPKTTKAVKNEYDLKFNPNKYVSKETEVNGKKVKYRAYENIVYVKNPIDKEYQNINIYIPEEYFNNSSIRNYSSSNAPIFLPNSVGGYMPGKADKVGVGRDGKANSLSYALSKGYVVAAPGARGRTLTDKNGAYTGKAPAAIVDLKAAVRYLYFNDEVMPGDANKIISNGTSAGGALSALLGASGNSQDYLPYLTELGAADTRDDIYAVSSYCPITNLENADSAYEWMYNGVNTFSRMEFTRNTSAQEYNDRSLTRTTVQGSLTEDEIRISNRLKNMFPTYLNNLKLKDDKGTPLTLDKNGNGTFKSYLSLIIKNSVNKALAEGKDISEFKKAFTIENGKVVAVDLDVYTHIGDRMKSPPAFDSLNASSGENNLFGDKKTDNKNFTKFSFDIANKEAIEYYQKGKFNDKSVKVVIPKMADKAIIKMMNPMNYIESAPTKYWRIRHGAIDKDTSLAIPAILAIKLKNSGKIVDFAAPWGQGHGGDYDLDELFNWIDTIVNK